One Neoarius graeffei isolate fNeoGra1 chromosome 19, fNeoGra1.pri, whole genome shotgun sequence genomic region harbors:
- the cops9 gene encoding COP9 signalosome complex subunit 9 gives MKPAVDEMFPEGAGPYVDLDEAGGSTGLLMDLAANEKAVHSDFFNDFEDLFDDDDIQ, from the exons ATGAAGCCGGCAGTGGATGAAATGTTCCCTGAGGGAGCCGGACCGTATGTGGATCTAGATGAG GCAGGGGGCAGTACCGGGCTACTGATGGATTTGGCTGCGAATGAGAAAGCTGTGCACTCCGACTTCTTCAATG atTTTGAAGATCTctttgatgatgatgacatcCAGTGA
- the otos gene encoding otospiralin, producing MKWCVLFCAFFMCFVANHLTGARVIPEGVPYDEPPARPYWPYSTSDFWNYIEYFRSIGAYNWIDELARTFFAHQNLGDTLGYEVTEQHER from the exons ATGAAGTGGTGTGTCCTGTTCTGTGCTTTTTTCATGTGCTTTGTTGCCAATCATCTTACTG gggctCGAGTCATTCCTGAAGGAG TCCCTTATGATGAGCCCCCAGCCAGACCCTACTGGCCGTACTCAACCTCTGATTTCTGGAACTACATTGAGTACTTTCGGAGTATTGGAGCCTACAACTGGATCGATGAGTTGGCCAGGACTTTCTTTGCCCACCAGAATCTCGGTGACACTTTGGGATATGAAGTGACTGAGCAACATGAACGCTAA
- the and1 gene encoding actinodin1 — translation MAHLRRSSFSHMLTGVLLTTAIFAEFLLAVPLVHSPTEHGIKKISAELSSKRLIRNRRNISWYKQNSDFWNWYKFFTDSGNQQGIADLDRMYLTYLQNKNRAEAQRSHKLYLQHLGEIYKSCSESDDPNCMASYLSRPTAKAEAQRPAPVKSCDPFRDPQCRYALGYTAYPYVASAKSPAPAPPPAPAPVKSPDYIRTPVVRNPSSGQYYYAPMAQSFLSPEQKAELLRICGAEDVECLQYHFRGAYGFKPAGVPPPSYAYLGSSSQQVQKAPAGLYLRYPNCDPRVDPYCAYAAVVASQNSEAPSSLAALERSCNPLYEDSCNPLTGTKTDSAAAQSENPKDDPASAPGTSYELQSSYYDPYAMFQNAAGPAASSTLRRLQSGSYEIPQHPQPSTMEENYQSFGPPGKTKEGYDCFIGYDEECYPIGTQNVPKTVPQRQVPHSMDNYEPHLNADGTRKGVIEPDPHCDPEYDRNCRLRRYEPLAEETERHTSHKEEREYQEHNKETFHHEDQREEVYPEHQPDMNNQGYDQQPYDRYMSGQEDPYASYSQPNQGSFNFQDILKAYASRFLNQEHHRANMGDYKK, via the exons ATGGCTCATCTGAGAAGATCATCCTTCTCTCACATGCTCACAGGAGTTTTGCTGACTACAGCAATATTCGCAG AGTTCCTCTTGGCTGTCCCACTGGTCCACTCCCCCACAGAACATG GTATAAAGAAGATCAGTGCTGAGCTCTCTTCCAAGAGACTCATCCGCAACCGGAGGAACATCAGCTGGTACAAACAAAACTCTGACTTCTGGAACTGGTACAAGTTTTTCACTGACTCAGGCAACCAGCAGGGA ATTGCAGACCTGGACCGTATGTATCTGACCTACCTGCAGAACAAGAACCGTGCTGAAGCCCAACGCTCTCACAAGCTCTATCTGCAGCATCTGGGTGAGATCTACAAGTCATGCTCCGAATCTGACGACCCAAACTGCATGGCCTCATACCTCAGCAGGCCTACAGCCAAGGCTGAGGCACAGAGACCGGCACCAGTGAAGTCATGTGATCCTTTCCGGGATCCACAATGTCGCTATGCTCTTGGATACACTGCTTATCCATATGTAGCCTCTGCAAAGTCACCAGCTCCggctcctcctcctgctcctgccCCAGTTAAATCTCCGGACTACATCCGAACCCCTGTGGTGAGGAATCCAAGTTCTGGTCAGTACTATTATGCccccatggcacagtccttcctATCTCCTGAGCAGAAAGCAGAACTGTTGCGTATTTGTGGTGCTGAGGATGTCGAATGTCTGCAGTACCACTTCCGTGGTGCTTACGGGTTCAAACCTGCTGGCGTCCCACCTCCATCCTATGCCTATCTAGGCTCCTCTTCACAACAGGTGCAGAAAGCCCCAGCCGGCTTGTACCTTCGCTATCCCAACTGCGATCCCCGTGTCGACCCATATTGTGCTTATGCTGCTGTAGTGGCTTCTCAGAACTCAGAGGCACCATCTTCTCTAGCTGCCCTCGAGAGGTCCTGCAACCCACTATATGAAGACAGCTGCAACCCACTGACTGGTACCAAAACTGACAGCGCAGCTGCTCAATCAGAAAATCCTAAAGATGATCCAGCTTCTGCCCCAGGCACTAGCTATGAGCTGCAAAGCTCCTATTATGATCCCTATGCCATGTTCCAGAATGCTGCTGGTCCTGCAGCTTCTTCCACCCTGCGCAGGCTTCAGTCTGGTTCATATGAAATTCCACAGCACCCTCAGCCATCCACTATGGAGGAAAACTACCAATCATTTGGACCTCCTGGAAAGACCAAGGAGGGCTATGATTGCTTTATTGGCTATGATGAAGAGTGCTACCCAATTGGAACCCAGAATGTCCCCAAAACAGTCCCACAAAGGCAGGTTCCACATTCCATGGACAACTACGAGCCCCACCTTAATGCAGATGGCACCAgaaagggtgtgattgaacccgaTCCTCACTGTGACCCTGAGTATGATAGAAATTGCCGTCTACGCCGCTATGAGCCTTTGGCTGAGGAAACAGAGAGACATACTTCCCATAAGGAGGAACGTGAGTATCAGGAGCACAACAAAGAAACTTTTCACCATGAGGATCAGAGAGAGGAGGTCTACCCTGAACATCAGCCAGACATGAACAACCAGGGCTACGACCAGCAACCGTATGACCGCTACATGAGTGGCCAGGAGGATCCTTATGCCTCTTACAGCCAGCCAAATCAAGGTTCCTTCAACTTCCAGGACATCCTGAAGGCATACGCAAGCCGCTTTCTAAACCAGGAGCACCATCGTGCCAACATGGGAGACTACAAGAAGTAA
- the apodb gene encoding apolipoprotein Db, translated as MKPVIVWIFSLVISVSSQVFHWGPCPTPTVQPNFDLNKYLGKWYEIEKLPATYEKGTCIETTYSLRPDKTIRVVYVRTRKGKVRTTEGTAIIQNQREAAKLGVSFSYFTPYSPYWILSTDYDSVALLYSCTDFLRIFHVDSAWILSRSRSLPPETVYHAKELFSRENIDVSRMIPTDQHGCEGGA; from the exons ATGAAGCCAGTCATTGTGTGGATTTTTTCGCTGGTCATCTCAGTGTCGTCTCAGGTCTTCCACTGGGGTCCATGTCCGACACCGACAGTCCAGCCGAACTTTGACCTGAACAAG taCCTGGGGAAGTGGTATGAAATCGAGAAACTTCCAGCAACCTATGAGAAAGGCACATGCATCGAAACCACCTACTCCCTCAGACCTGACAAGACCATCAGAGTTGTTTATGTTCGGACACG TAAGGGAAAAGTGAGGACCACCGAGGGAACAGCCATCATCCAGAACCAGAGAGAAGCAGCTAAACTCGGAGTCAGTTTCTCATACT ttactccgTACAGCCCATACTGGATCTTATCCACTGATTATGACTCTGTGGCACTGCTGTACTCCTGCACCGACTTTCTCCGGATCTTCCACGTGGACTCCGCCTGGATTCTGTCCCGCAGCCGCTCTCTCCCACCCGAGACCGTCTACCATGCCAAGGAGCTCTTCTCTCGGGAAAACATCGACGTCAGTAGAATGATTCCTACCGATCAGCATGGCTGTGAGGGCGGGGCTTAA